The Pseudovibrio brasiliensis DNA window AAGAGGGTCTGCCCTGTCTTAGGTGTTACTGGTACAGCCTACCATGTGCTTGATATTCTCTTAGGACTGGTCAAAGAGAAGGATCTGGGGGAAGGCCAATCACCTGTGGTTGCTATCTCGAATAGGAGACTTGCAGACTATGTAAGCCGTAGTGAGCGGTCAGTTATGCGGGCTCTTAAGAAACTGGTTGAAGTTGGCCTGCTCGCCTACAAGGATAGTGGGAATGGTCGGCGTTTTGAGAACAGCCGTGGTGAAGCCTATGGATTGGATCTCTCACCAGCTTGCAAAAGACTTGATGAGCTGCGTAAGCGAGCAGATGATTACAAGACCCATCTTGAGGCCGAGAGGGCTTTAAAACGTAAGAGCAAAGGTCTAGTGCGGGCAATCAGTGATGCCTGTGCTGAGCTGTCAAACCAGGGCGAGCTAGCTCAAGCTGAAGAACTTCAACAACGTGTTGTCGCAATTATGGAGTCACCTCAAGCCATAGCTGATAAAATGACATTCTTGTCTGAGCTGTATGAAGAGGTGTTAGATAAAGCAGCAAGTGAACTTCAACAATGTGAGAGTATGCCTGAAGATCAGCCTGCAGTATCAGAGCAAGATCAGAGCGCTTGTGACAGAGAACACGAAGCGACCGGCAATAATGAGATCTCCATTGAAGTTCTTGCGCACGCGCTCACAATGACCACCGAACATTTCATTCGACCAATACGGAGTTGGGATGATCTGAGAGGTGAAGCAAATTCATTGCGCCTTGCAATCGGATTGAGTGAGTTGGCTTGGCAGAAAGCTGTTCGTTCACTTGGTCTAAATCTCGCTGCCGCTTGCCTTGCTGTTGTAGTTGAGAAGGTGCTGAGGGAACCTGAGCGATTGAGTAGACCAGCTGGGTACTTCAATGGCATGGTTGAAAAGGGTCAGACTGGGGATCTCAACCTTAATAGAACAATCTGGAGCCTTGCACGGAGGAACTGAACCTTTTCAAATGGGTAATATTGTCTTTGGTTCTTACTTTCAAATAAGAAAAATCTTATCTCGTTGTAATGTTTGGTTTTTTCAGAAGAATTTTACAGCTGTAAAATTTGAAGTTCTTTTGCTTCTGCAAAAATATTGCTGTTGCCGCTGGAATTGGCAGGTTAGATCTGTGCTGCGCCCGCGCCGGTAAAGGCAACCTGCAAGCAGGCATCCAGTCCACCTTCATCCACTCGCTTTGCTCGTTCCTTGCAGCTGGTCCCCTTCGATCTGGATGACCTTGAC harbors:
- the repC gene encoding plasmid replication protein RepC, which translates into the protein MLQTDTITRFRKLNADALASQKLASSPLPSQVDKSTLSLVVKRVCPVLGVTGTAYHVLDILLGLVKEKDLGEGQSPVVAISNRRLADYVSRSERSVMRALKKLVEVGLLAYKDSGNGRRFENSRGEAYGLDLSPACKRLDELRKRADDYKTHLEAERALKRKSKGLVRAISDACAELSNQGELAQAEELQQRVVAIMESPQAIADKMTFLSELYEEVLDKAASELQQCESMPEDQPAVSEQDQSACDREHEATGNNEISIEVLAHALTMTTEHFIRPIRSWDDLRGEANSLRLAIGLSELAWQKAVRSLGLNLAAACLAVVVEKVLREPERLSRPAGYFNGMVEKGQTGDLNLNRTIWSLARRN